One genomic window of Bradyrhizobium sp. CCGE-LA001 includes the following:
- the dapA gene encoding 4-hydroxy-tetrahydrodipicolinate synthase: MFIPPSAWFTGFIPELPTPFDAADAIDLKAFAALCERQVAAGAPAVVVCETAGEAPTLSPAEQELVIRTAVDVARGRVRVIAGAVSNATSRAIELARRAEAAGAYAVMSVVPAYNKPMQEGMLAHFRAIAGAIGLPVILHDIPSRTLRPLADETLLRLVESRQFVGLCDGSGDMIRPMRLARHLPANFRILSGDDTTAFGFMADGGDGAISEVANIAPDLCRTIFSQIRQGRMQSARYLDKRLMPLIGCLSRESPAALKYALSVLGLMSAATRLPIVPLDATAQREVVRAFAAIADEERIDGVGA, from the coding sequence ATGTTCATCCCACCCTCCGCCTGGTTCACCGGATTCATTCCGGAGCTGCCGACGCCATTCGACGCGGCCGATGCGATCGATCTCAAGGCGTTCGCCGCATTGTGCGAGCGGCAGGTCGCGGCCGGCGCTCCCGCCGTCGTGGTCTGCGAGACGGCCGGCGAGGCGCCGACGCTCTCTCCGGCCGAGCAGGAGCTCGTCATTCGCACTGCGGTCGATGTCGCACGCGGCCGCGTACGCGTCATCGCAGGCGCGGTTTCCAACGCGACAAGCCGCGCCATCGAGCTCGCGCGGCGCGCGGAGGCCGCCGGTGCCTATGCCGTCATGTCGGTGGTCCCGGCCTATAACAAGCCGATGCAGGAGGGCATGCTCGCGCATTTCCGGGCGATTGCTGGCGCGATCGGCTTGCCTGTGATCCTGCACGACATTCCCTCCCGCACGCTGCGGCCGCTCGCCGACGAGACGCTGCTGCGTCTGGTCGAGTCCCGCCAATTCGTCGGCCTATGTGACGGCAGCGGCGACATGATCCGGCCGATGCGCCTTGCCCGGCACCTGCCGGCCAATTTTCGCATTCTGTCCGGCGACGACACCACCGCCTTCGGCTTCATGGCGGACGGTGGCGATGGCGCGATCTCGGAGGTCGCCAACATCGCGCCGGATCTCTGCCGCACGATCTTCTCGCAGATCAGGCAGGGCCGCATGCAATCGGCGCGATATCTCGACAAGCGGCTGATGCCTCTGATCGGCTGCCTGTCCCGGGAAAGCCCGGCGGCCCTCAAATACGCCCTGAGCGTGCTTGGCCTGATGTCCGCCGCGACCCGGCTTCCGATCGTGCCGCTGGACGCCACCGCGCAGAGGGAGGTGGTACGCGCCTTCGCTGCGATCGCCGACGAAGAACGGATCGACGGCGTCGGGGCCTGA
- a CDS encoding K(+)-transporting ATPase subunit F produces MIFDYALAGAVSFGLLVYLTYALLRPERF; encoded by the coding sequence ATGATCTTCGATTATGCGCTCGCGGGCGCCGTCTCGTTCGGCCTCCTGGTTTATCTCACCTACGCGCTGCTGCGGCCCGAGCGGTTCTGA
- the upp gene encoding uracil phosphoribosyltransferase, which yields MSTSNVNVVAHPLVQHKLSLMREKDRSTKSFREILNEIGMLLGYEVTRDLPLELVDIETPIAPMQAPKIAGKKLTLAPILRAGVGFLDGMLALMPSARIAHIGLYRDPETLQAVEYYFKAPQDLSDRTVILMDPMLATGNSACAGASLLKARGARDIRFVCLLAAPEGIAQFQSEHPDVPVWTAAIDERLNDHGYIVPGLGDAGDRMFGTK from the coding sequence ATGAGCACCAGCAACGTCAACGTCGTCGCCCATCCCCTGGTCCAGCACAAGCTCTCGCTGATGCGGGAGAAGGACCGCTCGACCAAGAGCTTTCGCGAGATCCTGAACGAGATCGGGATGCTGCTGGGTTACGAGGTGACGCGCGACCTGCCGCTGGAGCTGGTGGACATCGAAACGCCGATCGCGCCGATGCAGGCGCCCAAGATCGCCGGCAAGAAGCTCACGCTGGCGCCGATCCTGCGCGCCGGTGTCGGCTTTCTCGACGGCATGCTGGCGCTGATGCCGTCGGCGCGCATCGCCCATATCGGGCTCTACCGCGACCCCGAGACGTTGCAGGCCGTGGAATATTACTTCAAGGCGCCGCAGGACTTGTCCGACCGCACCGTGATCCTGATGGACCCGATGCTCGCGACCGGCAACTCGGCCTGCGCCGGCGCTTCCCTGCTCAAGGCACGGGGTGCACGCGACATCCGCTTCGTCTGCCTTCTGGCCGCGCCCGAGGGCATCGCGCAGTTCCAAAGTGAGCATCCGGACGTGCCGGTATGGACCGCCGCGATCGATGAGCGGCTCAACGACCACGGCTACATCGTGCCGGGCCTGGGTGATGCCGGCGACCGGATGTTCGGCACCAAGTAG
- a CDS encoding K(+)-transporting ATPase subunit C: MLKQIRPAIVLLLALTAITGLAYPLAMTAIAGTLFPVQAQGSLIEKDGKVVGSSLIGQEFKDDKYFHGRPSATVAPDPNDSTKTVPAPYNAANSGGSNLGPTSKALADRLKDDVDKLKAESPNAAVPVDLVTTSASGLDPDISPEAAQFQVPRVAKARHMSEEQLRQLVTANTQGRLFGLLGEPRVNVLALNLALDQVAAK; encoded by the coding sequence ATGCTCAAACAAATCCGCCCCGCCATCGTCCTGCTGCTGGCGCTTACCGCCATCACCGGCCTTGCTTATCCGCTGGCGATGACCGCCATTGCCGGCACGCTGTTTCCCGTGCAGGCACAGGGCAGCCTCATCGAAAAAGACGGCAAGGTGGTCGGCTCTTCCCTGATCGGGCAGGAGTTCAAGGACGACAAATATTTCCACGGCCGCCCGTCGGCGACGGTTGCGCCGGACCCCAATGATTCGACCAAGACGGTGCCGGCGCCCTACAACGCCGCCAACTCCGGCGGCTCCAATCTCGGCCCGACCAGCAAGGCGCTGGCCGACCGGCTGAAGGACGATGTGGACAAGCTGAAGGCGGAGAGCCCGAATGCCGCCGTGCCGGTCGACCTGGTGACGACGTCGGCCAGCGGCCTCGATCCCGACATCTCGCCGGAAGCGGCACAATTCCAGGTGCCGCGCGTGGCGAAGGCGCGCCATATGTCGGAGGAGCAGCTCAGGCAGCTTGTGACCGCCAACACTCAGGGGCGCCTGTTCGGCCTGCTCGGCGAACCCCGTGTTAACGTACTGGCGCTGAATCTCGCGCTCGATCAGGTCGCAGCGAAGTAG
- the kdpA gene encoding potassium-transporting ATPase subunit KdpA, with product MTVIGWLQIILFCVIIVALTKPLGWYMTRVFSGERTFLSPVLRPIEAGFYWISGVDEKREQHWLTYTVAMLLFHVGGFLIIYGVMRLQALLPFNPAGQGAVAPDLSFNTAISFLTNTNWQNYGGESTLSYLVQMLGLTHQNFLSAATGIALAVALIRGFSRASMRTVGNFWVDVTRTTLYVLLPICVVYTLFLVWQGMPQTLGDYVEATTLEGAKQTIAVGPVASQVAIKMLGTNGGGFFNANAAHPFENPTALSNFVQMLSIFALGAALTNVFGRMVGNQRQGWAIMAVMGVLFVAGVAITYWAEANGTSTMHALGLAGGNMEGKEVRFGIVASSLFAVITTAASCGAVNAMHDSFTALGGMIPLINMQLGEIIIGGVGAGLYGMLLFVVLAIFVAGLMVGRTPEYVGKKIEAREVKMAMLAILVLPLMYLGWTAVGVVYPAAVASMANAGPHGFTEVLYAFTSATGNNGSAFAGLTGNTLFYNLTLASAMFVGRFFMIVPAMAIAGSLAAKKSVPPSAGTFPTTGGLFVGLVVGVILIIGGLTFFPALALGPIVEHLAMNAGNLF from the coding sequence ATGACTGTGATCGGTTGGCTCCAGATCATTCTTTTTTGCGTCATCATCGTCGCGCTGACCAAGCCGCTCGGCTGGTACATGACGCGCGTATTTAGCGGCGAGCGGACGTTTCTGTCGCCGGTGCTGCGTCCGATCGAGGCCGGCTTCTACTGGATTTCCGGTGTCGACGAGAAGCGCGAGCAGCATTGGCTGACCTACACGGTCGCCATGCTGCTGTTCCATGTCGGCGGCTTCCTCATCATCTACGGCGTGATGCGCTTGCAGGCGCTGCTGCCCTTCAATCCGGCCGGACAGGGCGCAGTCGCCCCGGATCTCTCCTTCAACACGGCGATCTCCTTCCTCACCAACACCAACTGGCAGAATTACGGCGGCGAGAGCACGCTGTCCTATCTCGTTCAGATGCTCGGCTTGACGCACCAGAACTTCCTGTCGGCGGCGACCGGCATTGCACTGGCGGTGGCGCTGATCCGCGGCTTTTCGCGCGCATCGATGCGCACCGTCGGCAATTTCTGGGTCGACGTGACCCGCACCACGCTCTACGTGCTGCTGCCGATCTGCGTCGTCTACACGCTGTTCCTGGTCTGGCAGGGCATGCCGCAGACGCTCGGCGACTATGTCGAGGCCACCACGCTGGAGGGCGCCAAGCAGACCATCGCAGTCGGCCCGGTCGCCTCCCAGGTCGCGATCAAGATGCTCGGCACCAATGGCGGCGGCTTCTTCAACGCCAATGCGGCACATCCGTTCGAGAATCCGACCGCGCTGTCGAACTTCGTGCAGATGCTCTCGATCTTCGCGCTCGGCGCCGCGCTGACCAACGTGTTCGGCCGCATGGTCGGCAACCAGCGCCAGGGCTGGGCGATCATGGCCGTGATGGGCGTGCTGTTCGTGGCCGGCGTCGCCATCACCTATTGGGCGGAAGCCAACGGCACCTCGACCATGCATGCGCTGGGCCTTGCCGGCGGCAACATGGAGGGCAAGGAGGTGCGCTTCGGCATCGTCGCATCCTCGCTGTTCGCCGTGATCACCACCGCTGCGTCGTGCGGTGCAGTCAATGCCATGCATGACAGCTTCACCGCGCTCGGCGGCATGATCCCGCTCATCAACATGCAGCTCGGTGAGATCATCATCGGCGGCGTCGGCGCCGGCCTCTATGGCATGCTGCTGTTCGTCGTGCTCGCGATCTTCGTCGCCGGCCTGATGGTTGGCCGCACGCCGGAATATGTCGGCAAGAAGATCGAGGCGCGCGAGGTCAAGATGGCGATGCTCGCGATCCTGGTGCTGCCGCTGATGTATCTCGGCTGGACCGCCGTCGGCGTGGTCTATCCGGCGGCGGTTGCCTCGATGGCGAACGCCGGGCCGCACGGTTTCACCGAGGTGCTCTACGCCTTCACCTCGGCGACCGGCAACAACGGCTCGGCCTTCGCAGGCCTCACCGGCAACACCCTGTTCTACAACCTCACTCTTGCCAGCGCGATGTTCGTCGGCCGGTTCTTCATGATCGTCCCGGCGATGGCGATCGCGGGGTCGCTCGCCGCCAAGAAATCCGTCCCGCCGTCGGCGGGCACGTTCCCGACCACGGGCGGGCTGTTCGTCGGCCTCGTCGTCGGCGTGATCCTGATCATCGGCGGCCTGACGTTCTTCCCGGCGCTCGCGCTCGGCCCGATCGTCGAGCACCTCGCGATGAACGCCGGCAACCTGTTCTGA
- the kdpB gene encoding potassium-transporting ATPase subunit KdpB — MDTTKLQKRAPTSAMLDPKIVLPAIKASFTKLDPRLMVKNPVMFVVEVVAALTTVIFLRDVVTGGASLGFTFQIILWLWFTVLFANFAEAVAEGRGKAQAETLRKTRTESQAKLLTGAGQAFKLVPGTSLKVGDVVLVEAGDTIPSDGEVIEGVASVNEAAITGESAPVIRESGGDRSAVTGGTQVLSDWIRVRITAAQGSTFIDRMIKLVEGAERQKTPNEIALNILLAGLTIIFVFATVTIPSYAAYAGGSISVVVLVALFVTLIPTTIGALLSAIGIAGMNRLVRFNVLAMSGRAVEAAGDVDTLLLDKTGTITLGNRQATAFRPVRGITDQELADAAQLASLADETPEGRSIVVLAKEKYGIRGRDMAELGATFIPFTAQTRMSGVDAGGSSVRKGAVDAMLNYVGGGAPLAVASGNTARAMQPAALSEVGREIQAIADEVSKSGGTPLAVARDGKLLGIVQLKDIVKGGIRERFAELRRMGIRTIMITGDNPMTAAAIAAEAGVDDFLAQATPEDKLKLIRDEQAKGKLVAMCGDGTNDAPALAQADVGVAMNTGTQAAREAGNMVDLDSNPTKLIEVVEIGKQLLMTRGALTTFSIANDVAKYFAIIPAMFLAFYPQLNVLNVMNLSSPQSAILSAIIFNAVVIIALIPLALKGVAYRAVGAGALLRRNLLIYGLGGIVIPFIGIKAIDLVVTALHLA; from the coding sequence ATGGATACGACGAAACTGCAAAAACGCGCGCCGACGTCGGCAATGCTCGATCCCAAGATCGTGCTCCCCGCGATCAAGGCGTCTTTCACCAAGCTCGATCCGCGGCTGATGGTGAAGAATCCGGTGATGTTCGTGGTCGAGGTCGTGGCCGCGCTCACCACGGTGATCTTCCTGCGCGACGTCGTCACCGGTGGCGCGAGCCTCGGCTTCACCTTCCAGATCATCCTGTGGCTCTGGTTCACGGTGCTGTTCGCCAATTTCGCCGAAGCGGTGGCCGAAGGCCGCGGCAAGGCGCAGGCCGAGACGCTGCGCAAGACCCGCACCGAGAGCCAGGCCAAGCTCCTCACTGGCGCCGGCCAGGCCTTCAAGCTCGTGCCGGGCACCAGCCTGAAGGTCGGCGACGTCGTGCTGGTCGAGGCCGGCGATACCATTCCGTCCGACGGCGAGGTGATCGAGGGTGTCGCCTCCGTCAACGAGGCCGCCATCACCGGCGAATCCGCGCCCGTCATCCGCGAGTCCGGCGGCGACCGTTCGGCCGTGACGGGCGGCACGCAGGTGCTGTCGGACTGGATCCGCGTACGCATCACGGCCGCGCAGGGTTCGACCTTCATCGATCGCATGATCAAGCTGGTCGAGGGCGCCGAGCGGCAGAAGACGCCAAACGAGATCGCGCTCAACATCCTGCTGGCCGGCCTCACCATCATCTTCGTGTTCGCCACCGTCACCATCCCGAGCTATGCGGCCTATGCTGGCGGTTCGATCTCGGTGGTCGTGCTGGTCGCGCTGTTCGTGACGCTGATCCCGACCACGATCGGCGCGCTGTTGTCGGCCATCGGCATCGCCGGCATGAACCGCCTGGTGCGCTTCAACGTGCTGGCGATGTCCGGCCGCGCCGTCGAGGCGGCCGGCGACGTCGACACGCTGCTGCTGGACAAGACCGGCACCATCACGCTCGGCAATCGCCAGGCGACCGCGTTCCGCCCCGTGCGCGGCATCACCGATCAGGAGCTGGCGGATGCGGCCCAGCTCGCCTCGCTGGCGGACGAGACGCCGGAAGGCCGCTCCATCGTCGTGCTGGCGAAGGAGAAATACGGCATCCGCGGACGCGACATGGCGGAGCTGGGTGCCACCTTCATCCCGTTCACGGCGCAGACCCGCATGAGCGGCGTCGATGCCGGCGGCTCGTCGGTGCGCAAGGGCGCGGTCGATGCCATGCTCAACTATGTCGGTGGCGGCGCGCCGCTGGCGGTTGCGTCCGGCAACACGGCGCGGGCGATGCAGCCTGCTGCGCTCTCGGAGGTCGGCCGTGAGATCCAGGCCATTGCCGATGAGGTCTCGAAATCCGGCGGCACGCCCCTGGCCGTCGCCAGGGACGGCAAGCTGCTGGGGATCGTTCAGCTCAAGGACATCGTCAAGGGCGGTATCCGCGAGCGTTTCGCCGAGCTGCGCCGCATGGGCATCCGCACCATCATGATCACGGGCGACAATCCGATGACGGCGGCGGCCATCGCGGCCGAGGCGGGCGTCGACGACTTCCTGGCGCAGGCAACGCCCGAGGACAAGCTCAAGCTGATCCGCGACGAGCAGGCCAAGGGCAAGCTGGTGGCCATGTGCGGCGACGGCACCAACGACGCGCCGGCGCTCGCCCAGGCCGATGTCGGCGTCGCCATGAACACCGGCACGCAAGCCGCCCGCGAGGCCGGCAACATGGTCGACCTCGATTCCAACCCGACCAAGCTGATCGAGGTGGTCGAGATCGGCAAGCAGCTGTTGATGACGCGCGGCGCGCTGACCACGTTCTCGATCGCCAACGACGTCGCCAAATATTTCGCGATCATCCCGGCGATGTTCCTGGCGTTCTATCCCCAGCTCAACGTGCTCAACGTCATGAACCTGTCGAGCCCGCAAAGCGCCATCCTGTCGGCGATCATCTTCAACGCGGTGGTCATCATCGCGCTGATTCCACTCGCACTGAAGGGCGTCGCCTATCGCGCGGTCGGTGCCGGCGCGCTGCTTCGCCGCAACCTCTTGATCTACGGCCTCGGCGGCATCGTCATTCCCTTCATCGGCATCAAGGCGATCGACCTCGTCGTCACCGCCTTGCACTTGGCTTGA
- a CDS encoding HpcH/HpaI aldolase/citrate lyase family protein yields the protein MRSMLFVPGDSPRKFDKAREGKADALIIDLEDSVVTEKKPEARSLTLAMLKGTRGPHKLYVRVNALDTGMTLADLAAVMPGKPDGIVLPKSQGGDDVRQVAAWLEAFEAASGIAVGTTRIICVATETAGSIFGLGSYKNCSPRLAGLMWGAEDLSASLGATEKSSGGVFHSPYRLARDLCLMAAAAAEVAPIDTVYTDIDNLAGLEAETRAARRDGFSAKALIHPKHVDVVNAAFAPTQAERIWAEKVIAAFASNPNSGTLRLDGQMIDKPHLRAAKKILGQP from the coding sequence ATGCGTTCGATGCTGTTCGTGCCGGGCGATTCCCCGCGCAAATTCGATAAGGCGCGCGAAGGCAAGGCCGACGCGCTGATCATCGATCTCGAGGATTCCGTGGTCACGGAGAAAAAGCCCGAGGCGCGTTCGCTGACGCTGGCGATGTTGAAGGGCACCCGCGGCCCGCACAAGCTCTATGTCCGCGTCAACGCGCTCGACACCGGGATGACGCTCGCCGACCTGGCCGCCGTGATGCCGGGCAAGCCCGACGGCATCGTCTTGCCGAAATCGCAAGGCGGCGACGACGTGCGGCAGGTGGCAGCCTGGCTCGAAGCGTTCGAGGCGGCATCCGGCATTGCCGTCGGCACCACGCGCATCATCTGCGTCGCGACGGAGACCGCCGGCTCGATCTTCGGCCTCGGCAGCTACAAGAACTGCTCTCCTCGCCTCGCCGGCCTGATGTGGGGCGCGGAAGACCTCTCGGCCTCGCTCGGCGCCACCGAAAAATCCTCGGGCGGCGTGTTCCACAGTCCTTACCGCCTCGCGCGTGATCTCTGCCTGATGGCGGCGGCCGCCGCCGAGGTCGCGCCGATCGACACGGTCTATACCGACATCGACAATCTCGCGGGCCTAGAGGCTGAAACGCGCGCCGCCCGGCGCGACGGCTTTTCGGCGAAGGCGCTGATCCATCCCAAGCATGTCGACGTCGTCAACGCCGCGTTTGCGCCGACGCAAGCCGAACGCATATGGGCGGAGAAGGTCATTGCGGCCTTCGCGAGCAATCCCAATTCCGGCACGCTCCGGCTCGACGGCCAGATGATCGACAAGCCGCATCTGCGCGCCGCGAAGAAGATCCTCGGACAGCCCTGA
- a CDS encoding MaoC family dehydratase: MAGLYFEDFSVGQEFRHPLTRTVTEMDNTLFSLLTLNPQPLHIDAHFSEKTEFGQRIFNSLYTLGIMIGMTVYDTTLGTTVANLGMTDVTFPKPVFHGDTLRATTKVLSLRESKSRPKAGIVEFEHHALNQNDEIVGRCRRMAMMHKRPV, encoded by the coding sequence ATGGCCGGACTTTACTTCGAGGACTTTTCGGTGGGCCAGGAGTTCAGGCATCCGCTGACCCGGACCGTCACGGAGATGGACAACACCCTGTTCAGCCTGCTCACGCTCAATCCGCAGCCGCTGCACATCGACGCCCATTTCTCCGAAAAGACCGAATTCGGCCAGCGCATTTTCAACAGCCTTTACACCCTCGGCATCATGATCGGGATGACGGTCTATGATACGACCCTGGGGACGACCGTTGCCAATCTCGGCATGACCGACGTCACCTTTCCGAAGCCGGTCTTCCATGGCGACACGTTGCGGGCGACGACGAAGGTGCTTTCGTTGCGGGAATCGAAATCGCGGCCCAAAGCAGGCATCGTCGAGTTCGAGCACCACGCCCTCAACCAGAACGACGAGATCGTCGGCAGATGCCGGCGCATGGCGATGATGCACAAGAGGCCCGTCTGA
- a CDS encoding acyl-CoA dehydrogenase family protein, translated as MDFALTDQQEAIRDAIAKICEGFPDAYWLKKDHDGGFPHDFHKALADAGWLGICVPEEYGGSGLGITEAAIMMRTIAESGAGMSGASAVHINVFGLNPVVVFGTEEQRRRMLPPMVEGREKACFAVTEPNTGLNTTQLKTRAVAKNDRYIVNGQKVWISTAQVAHKILLLARTTPLEEVRSPTHGLSLFYTDFDRNRIKVHEIEKMGRKIVDSNELFFEDFEIPMEDRIGEEGKGFEYILEGMNPERILIAAEAVGLGKLALSRATEYAKTRVVFNRPIGKNQGIQHPLAVNWVELEAAWLMVMSAAWQYDKGMPCGAAANAAKYLAGEAGFSACEQAVMTHGGFGYAKEFHVERYLREVLIPRIAPVSPQLALSFIAEKVLGLAKSY; from the coding sequence ATGGATTTCGCGCTCACCGATCAGCAGGAAGCCATTCGCGACGCCATCGCCAAGATCTGCGAGGGCTTTCCCGATGCGTACTGGCTGAAGAAGGATCACGACGGCGGCTTCCCGCATGACTTCCACAAGGCGCTGGCCGATGCGGGCTGGCTCGGCATCTGCGTGCCGGAGGAATATGGCGGCTCGGGGCTCGGCATCACGGAAGCTGCGATCATGATGCGCACCATCGCGGAGTCCGGCGCCGGCATGTCCGGTGCCTCCGCGGTGCACATCAACGTGTTCGGGCTCAATCCGGTGGTCGTGTTCGGCACCGAAGAGCAGCGCAGGCGGATGCTGCCGCCGATGGTCGAGGGCCGCGAGAAGGCGTGCTTCGCCGTCACCGAGCCCAACACCGGCCTCAATACCACCCAGCTCAAGACCCGCGCGGTCGCCAAGAACGACCGCTACATCGTCAACGGCCAGAAGGTGTGGATCTCGACCGCGCAGGTCGCGCACAAGATCCTGCTGCTGGCGCGCACGACGCCGCTGGAAGAGGTGCGCTCGCCGACCCACGGGCTCAGCCTGTTCTACACCGATTTCGACCGCAACAGGATCAAGGTCCACGAGATCGAGAAGATGGGCCGCAAGATCGTCGATTCCAACGAGCTGTTCTTCGAGGACTTCGAGATTCCGATGGAGGACCGGATCGGCGAGGAAGGCAAGGGCTTCGAATACATCCTCGAAGGCATGAACCCGGAGCGCATTCTGATCGCCGCGGAGGCTGTTGGGCTCGGCAAGCTCGCGCTGTCGCGCGCGACCGAATATGCCAAGACACGCGTGGTGTTTAACCGGCCGATCGGCAAGAACCAGGGCATCCAGCATCCGCTCGCGGTGAACTGGGTCGAGCTCGAGGCCGCCTGGCTGATGGTGATGTCGGCGGCCTGGCAATACGACAAGGGCATGCCGTGCGGCGCGGCGGCCAATGCCGCGAAATATCTCGCGGGCGAGGCCGGCTTCTCCGCCTGCGAGCAGGCGGTGATGACCCATGGCGGCTTCGGCTACGCCAAGGAATTCCACGTCGAGCGCTATCTGCGCGAGGTGCTGATCCCGCGCATCGCGCCGGTCAGCCCGCAGCTTGCGCTCAGCTTCATCGCAGAAAAGGTGCTGGGGCTCGCGAAGTCGTATTGA
- a CDS encoding AMP-binding protein: MSANPFSLHSLIGTEPAAAPAFLFDGTAVSRVEFSSKVEQTAAWLAAQGVGKGDVVAVWLVNRIEWIALLFAAARLGAVVGAVNTRYRSAEVAHLLRVCGAKLMVVEAAFRSIEFAAILGDVAKDEVPALRQLAVIGADAMPAHWPCVRFDAFDRSYPPAPPAQEDVDLPVLLYTTSGTTKGPKLVAHSQRTLATHAVSVARALELDPQRHSLLAMLPFCGTFGMTSLLGFIAARATIHVLDAFEAAPALKILSEHGITHSFGSDEMFRRILALTDAPHPFPKLQVCGFAAFQPGWRELAVEAEARGMKLFGLYGSSEVQALFSISRSSDAFADRIEGGGWPMSPDAKVRIRDVETGELAASGVSGEIEISAPSRFLGYFSNPEATREALTADGFFRTGDIGRVRGDGSFVYETRAGDAMRLGGFLVAPGEIEDELKSCAGVADAQVVAVDFKGQARCVAFVIAAGEPPRQEALTAHLRERLAGYKVPARIYVVDAFPVTDSANGVKIQRARLRAMAMERIAAE, translated from the coding sequence ATGAGCGCCAATCCATTTTCGCTTCACTCGCTGATCGGCACGGAGCCTGCCGCCGCCCCCGCGTTCCTGTTCGACGGCACTGCGGTCTCGCGGGTGGAATTTTCGAGCAAGGTGGAGCAGACCGCGGCCTGGCTCGCCGCGCAGGGCGTCGGCAAGGGCGACGTCGTCGCGGTCTGGCTGGTCAACCGGATCGAATGGATTGCGCTGCTGTTCGCCGCCGCCCGCCTCGGCGCGGTCGTCGGCGCCGTCAATACGCGCTACCGCAGCGCGGAAGTCGCGCACCTGCTTCGTGTCTGCGGTGCCAAGCTGATGGTGGTCGAGGCCGCGTTCCGTTCGATCGAGTTTGCTGCCATTCTGGGCGACGTTGCCAAGGACGAGGTGCCCGCACTGCGACAGCTCGCGGTGATCGGTGCGGATGCGATGCCCGCCCACTGGCCCTGTGTTCGGTTCGATGCCTTCGACCGGTCCTATCCGCCCGCCCCGCCGGCCCAGGAGGATGTCGACCTGCCGGTCCTGCTCTACACCACGTCGGGCACGACAAAAGGGCCGAAGCTCGTCGCGCATTCGCAGCGGACGCTGGCCACCCACGCTGTTTCCGTCGCCCGAGCGCTTGAGCTTGACCCGCAACGCCATTCGCTGCTGGCCATGCTGCCGTTCTGCGGCACGTTTGGCATGACGAGCCTGCTCGGTTTCATCGCGGCGCGCGCGACCATCCATGTCCTCGACGCTTTCGAAGCAGCGCCGGCGCTGAAGATCCTCAGCGAGCATGGGATCACGCATTCCTTCGGCTCGGACGAGATGTTCCGCCGCATCCTCGCGCTCACCGACGCGCCACATCCGTTTCCTAAGCTCCAAGTCTGCGGCTTCGCTGCGTTCCAACCCGGCTGGCGCGAGCTGGCCGTGGAGGCGGAGGCGCGCGGCATGAAGCTGTTCGGCCTCTACGGTTCGAGCGAGGTGCAGGCGCTGTTCTCGATCAGCCGTAGCAGCGACGCCTTTGCCGACCGCATCGAAGGTGGCGGTTGGCCGATGTCGCCGGACGCGAAAGTCCGCATCCGCGATGTCGAGACCGGCGAGCTGGCGGCCAGCGGCGTCTCGGGCGAGATCGAGATCAGCGCACCGTCACGCTTCCTCGGCTATTTTAGCAATCCCGAGGCGACGCGCGAGGCGCTCACCGCCGACGGGTTCTTTCGCACCGGCGACATCGGCCGGGTTCGCGGCGATGGCTCGTTCGTGTACGAGACCCGCGCCGGCGATGCAATGCGGCTCGGCGGCTTCCTGGTCGCGCCCGGCGAAATCGAGGACGAGCTCAAATCCTGCGCCGGCGTTGCCGATGCCCAGGTCGTAGCGGTCGATTTCAAGGGTCAGGCGCGCTGCGTTGCCTTCGTGATCGCGGCCGGAGAGCCGCCGCGGCAGGAAGCGCTGACCGCCCATCTGCGTGAGCGACTCGCCGGCTACAAGGTGCCGGCGCGGATCTATGTCGTGGACGCCTTTCCGGTCACCGACAGCGCCAACGGCGTCAAGATCCAGCGCGCCCGGCTTCGTGCCATGGCGATGGAACGGATTGCCGCCGAATAG